AACAGTCTACTAAATTTAGTATTTATTcatgcttaaataaataatgtttgcactaatacaaaacatatattcAACCTACTCACTCAGCAGAACCGAATTGAAAACATTCAACTTTGCACCACGATTAATGTCATAAATTATCccgagaaaaaaaattacaataaacacaaactgtTCCTCAACCCTACTACTAAACCCGTGTGCTGTGAcattgaggtgttttttttccgGCTGTCTTAAGACGAATGGTGAATAAACCAATTGCAAACCACCGTGATTCCAATCCCCGCCTATTTAGGCTAAGGTTAGCCAATCGACGCATGAAAACAAGCCGTTGGATAAAACGTTTGATTGACGTGCAGATCAAGCAACGAACTCTATTAACGAGACAGTGAATGACCTCTAGTTTCAGGGTGGGAGCATAGTGTCAGAAGAATAGGAATCTTTCAACCAATCCGCTTACAGGGAACTGCTACCGTTAGATTGATTAGGAAAATGAGCAATCGAGAGAGCCGACGCTCGTCGCCGCTTTCAATAGCCTCTCCTTGTGGGCGGGCGAGCAGAACCCGGCGTTCAGTGAGAGTATGAGCGAGTTGAGAGCTGAGCTCCTGAGCTCCGTGACTGAGTGAGGCGGGCTGTGGTGgcgtgtactgtactgtactgtactgtactagtTGTACTGGGCAGCGTTGTGGCAGGAGTTTGCGAATATGTTGAAATGCAGGACAGCCTGGCAGAAGCTGGCCCCCTTGGTCAGACCTTCTTCCACATTGTGCCGTAAAAGCGCAAAGCTGTCAGGTAAGACCGTTGAAGAAcgttttgtgtttgattttggAGGAGGAAATTTATTGTCTTATCTGTAATGACAGTATGAGTTGCATTCAGAACCATTTATTAAGCCCGAATTCAGTTGCATAGCGTTGTTAAATCACTTAATTTAATCATTAATTTCTGAATTAAACCCCAATGAGGTACTTATTTGGTAacgttttcttttatttgggGAAACACTCCCGGTTTCAGGCAGTCTCTTGTGTGACAGCCAACAGCAGGCCGCAGACCTAAGACGTTCGACTACTGTAACCATTTAAAACAGTGTGAGAATCTTGTGGGAAAAAGTGCATTATTttgaaacttttttcttttttttttttatacttgatttacagtttttgtGTTTCTGAAAATGTTCAACACTACCTAGCGGAAACGTAGAGTCAAACTTGTTGCAGTATTAGAGGAGCACCTTGTATGTTGACTTTGACACCGACACACACTAAAACGTGGTAAATATAGCTTGACTGACAATATGCATTGGCGCAACTCAACCTGTCTCTCCCGGCCTCAGACAGACACAGCAATTAAAGCCAAGGTCGTGGCAAACCAAGCTACCTGAACTACTTGTGTTCTAGGCCTTTGTGTCTCATACACCAGAAATCTTTCTAAATAACTCACTGTTAAGATTGTACAGACCTGCCCAGATAGTCTGATAcctattttacatatttatacttggtctttttattaagaaaatatatttgtcGTACGTTTTGCATACACACACATAGCAgaatgtgaagtgctgtgcttaTAGTTTCAGACAACCATTGAACTGTATATGTCCATCACAAACTCAGCAGTCCAGTGCAGCCTGCCTGCCAGACCTTAACACTTGCATATTCTCTGTCACAAAGGTACATATGCACattagtgtttagttttttttgtttgtttttggaccaagtttaaaatcagtactATACATTTTAGGTGTTGACTCTATCCTAATAAATCTTtgctattattgttgttatttatttgtttatttatttcttggtaGATTCCagtatccagggtgacttacagttattacaaaatatcacaatacaaagcatcaccttacaaaatatcacagtgcagaaaatcacattacagaatatcacattaccgTTAAGAGCAGTTAgcttatagtaaaaaaaaaatatttgcttatgagTAAaatccattaagagcacatagtaagtaatGCACAATTGCACCAATATGAAGAATCTGAAAGACTCCATTTCCACATTTTTGTGCTTTTCTTGTCTCCCTAGTGCTGAAGTGTGGGAGTTCTTTTAGACCCATGCAGAGGGCCTCCATGTCGTCCGGGCCTCCAGGGGGAAGTAGCGATAATCTGCTATACTATCTACTTGTGGGAGGGACAGTTATAGGTGGAGGTGTATATGTAAGtttccattttaattaaaacGAACACACTGCTGCAATACACGCGGGCTAAGATGCTACTGGaaatgcttataaaaaaaaaaaggaactaatGTATCGATGAGCAATTGGATCATTTCCATCTGCTCCAAAATCCTTTTAAAACTTACCTGTGTTCATGTTGTACACCTGTGTTTTTCACACAAGGCTGACTCAACACTTGTGCAACACTGGTCATTTGGTTCCGTTTTAGAACTTGGCAGAAGTTTTGTTGCACATACCAAACTTAATATAACTTATTGCATGGTGAAAAGCTTCTAAACTACAGTGTGCTGTAACAGTACAGGtaacttttattacattttccaaaGGCAGTACTACTTTTGGAACACACATGGCTGTAATGTCAATATAATTGAGTATTACAACTAGTTGTTCAAGATAAAGATTTATACTTCAGTTTTGTCAGCCTCAATATGCTGTttgaaaacataatattttaaactgttcTGTATTACAGGCATATAATACTTTACACGGGGATAAAGTCAGGTACCAAGAAAGAATAGCTGAAATTGGTTCAAGGCAAAACAAGCAATTGACCCCTACAGAGGTACAGCCTACAGGTGtgtatactgtagctttaagaaaaaaacatgtaattacaatctctcttttttattgtgtgtggggggtcatctatccatctatctatctacctacctACCTATTGTGCCTCGCTTCCAGTTAAATTCTTGTttaatctattttgttttttgctttcagAGAAAGGTGAAGGTGGATCAGAAAAGGGTAAGCTATTGATGATGGGAGTAACTCGTATTACTACTTTCCACTGCTGTTCTAGTTTGTCATTAGTAAAATTAGGAGTCACTAGGCAGTTGAAACTTGAGTTTTCGTGGGAATTGCTGATATAAAGTGAATAggtatcttttttgtttattttttgtgttgcagTCTCATTTTAAAGGCACATGTTTTTAGGTACTCTGATTCCTCTTTGCTCCTTTAGTGTAAATCTCATACCTGTTATGCACATCATAGGAtgtttatagttttgtttgagtccaagatttttttctttgaacCCTGAAGCTCTTGCCCTGTAGCATTTTAACACATGCGATTTTGCTTGCCCCAAGTGtgttaaatgctgcaataactaACTCCATCTTATTACGCACTTCGAAATCAGACCAAGTTATTTGAAAGTGCCTGTGATTTCTTACCATCAAGAGTCAGATCCCCAGATTGCCAGAGAGGAGGCAGTACCAGAAGAGGTACCCTGTGCTCCTGTTACTGAAGAATTACCCCCTCAGTCCCCGGGAGACAACACCGAGACCCCAGCTGTTGAAGTGCCTGCCATGGCTACTGAAGAAACAACTGCAAAAGATCCAGGTTCTGCTCCTCGCATCTACAGAAATGCAGCTTATTATTACTTTAGGTGTCTTTTAAACTGGTGCAAAGAAAGCAATTAATTAAATCTACATGTTTCAGCTTCTtcctacttatatatatatatatatatataaattaattatactgaacaaaaacctaaacgcaacatgcaacaatttcaaagattttacggagttacagttcataaaaggaaatcagtcaatttaaataaattcattaggccctaatctatggatttcacatgactgggaatacagatatgcatctgttggtcacagatacattaattaaaaaaaaaaaaaaaaaaaaaaaaaaaggtaggggtgtggatcagaaaaccagtcagtatctggtgtgaccaccatttgcctcatgcagcgcgacatatctccttcgcatagagttgatcaggctgttgtttgtggcctgtggaatgttgtcccactcctcttcaatggctgtggaaagttgctggatattggtgggaactggaatactctgtcatacacgtcgatccagagcatcccaaacatgctcaatgagtgacatgtctggtgagtatgcaggccatggaagaactgggacattttcagcttccagtaattgtgtacagatccttgtgacggggccgtgcattatcatgctgaaacatgaggtgatggcggcggatgaatggcacgacaatgggcctccggatctcgtcacggtatctctgtgcattcaaattgccatcgatacaatgtaattgtgtttgtgggccatagcttatgcctgtccataccataacccctccgccaccatggggcactctgttcacaacgctgacatcaTCAAatcgctcgcccacacgacgccatacacgctgtctgccatctgcccgccacagttgaaactgggactcatccgtgaagagcacacttctccagcatgctagtggccatcgaaggtgagcatttgcccactgaattcggttacgacgccgaactgctgtcaggtcaagaccctggtgaggacgacaatcacatagatgagcttccctgagacggtttctgacagtttgtgcaaaaattctttggttgtgcaaacccacagtttcgtCAGCTatctgggtggctggtctcagacgattccgcaggtgaagaagccagatgtggaggtcctgggctggcgtggttacacgtggtgagcggttgtgaggccagttggatgtactgccaaattctctaaaactacCTTGGAGGTGGCTTACAGtagaaaaatgaacaataaattctctggcaacagctctaagctttttgtgcatatggaaaatttctgggatcttttatttcagctcatgaaacatgggaccaacactttacatgttgcatttatatttttgttcagtatatgtgtgtgtgtgtgtgtgtgtggatgtaatatatatatatatatatatatatatatatatatatatatatatatatatatagatatattatatatatatattataattataaaataactcATTCATTCTGGCCCATCGAGTCTTGCACTAACAGcacctttaaccctttcattgCTGTAGCTGGATAAGGCTTCAGAAAGATGCACGCTTTATTCTGTTTTAACCATGTTGGATTTGTTCTTTGTATGCTTCTGGCTGATTGCCCCTGATATTTTGCAATGATCTTTATGGATTTTGCTTCAAAAGAGTACCGTAAGGGGAACCATATCATGGAAATGGTTGTGGATTACAGTTACACCTGTTTTTTGTCTTGATGCAGGAAGAGTGCATTTCaggtgttgttttttctttgtttagtttCAATCTaccatttttccattttctttaaaaaaaaaaaaaaaaaaaaaaaaaaaaaactctcatgaAGACTAACTCAACTAATTTTCTCAATACATCCTCCCAACTCCTTTAGTTTCTGCATATAGTTTTATGAAGACTATTTTGTTGCATTTTCAtcctttttgttttcatgttgttttggtcttgcactttgtttttttattgtgctggaGAAGTCCTGGTTTTAGGATTTTGTGCTGAGCTTTTTTTATCCCATGGATTTTGCTTACAGAGACTGCCCCCCCTTCAGAAGCCCCATCTGTGGAAACCGAGCAGCCCCCTGTAGAAGCAGTTGAGAGTGGTAAGAGTTGGACATGGGAGTTTGGGCTCAAAGGATTCTTatcaaaaaagttgtttttttttagaaaccaagAGAAGGTTGGATGTACTGGGATTGTATCCTCTGCATGACTGGGTTCTTCAcatcctttaaaaaatatatatgtttctggatttcattttacaaaacttaaaataagaaacatttaaacCGTGTGTATTCTTTTTCCTGGCATATAGGACTGTTGGAGTTTGAAGAAAGAGCATTCTTCAGCTTTATCCAAAAGGGCACTTTACACATTTACATTCCTGAAAAACTCTCCATATTGTGTGAATTATATTTGGATTACAGCTGGGTTTTGTCAGTACACCTCTGGGACTGCCATAAcatcttatttaattttttttttctactttgagaACACAGCACCTCTCTTATAGGCTGTTTTCATCTAGGTTGGGTGCTGGCAGGTTTAGCTGGTTGATCTATGCTGCGCTGGGTTCCCTTTCACCATGCTGGGTTCCTGGAACCCCACATTGTCGAGGGTCTTCCTACACCTCCCTTGTCCCTTCCATGTAGACTCCTTCCTCTCTGAAATTCTCAATGAAATGTGTTCCAGCTCCAGAAACAGTTCCCCGTCCTGAGGTCCCTCCTCATGCTCCTTACCTTCTCATTGGTGGTGGCACAGCCTCCTTCGCAGCAGCCAGGTCCATCCGAGCCCGGGATCCAGGAGCCAGGGTGAGTCAGCTGTCCTTTCCACCTGAGGTTTCTCTAGAATCCCTAACAATCAGGATTCTGAAATGTCACAGTAGATTTATTGCATTCTTtttcctttaattattttttttgagtcCAGAAACTTTAGTTTCAACAGCTTGATTAGTATCCTTAAACATTTTATGTAAACGAAAACAGAAACACTTCTGATATTAAATTGATGTTGTATTTGATTGGTTACATCATTACATTATGGCTTGTTTCCCACAATGGTTAACATAACCCGAGTCATGTTCTTTTGGCTGAAAGACCCTTTGATTTGTAATGTGATCTGGAATGGGCATCCGCCCAGCACAGTGACTAGGCCGTTGATGCAAGCTTTACACTAGCAGCATGCCAGAACAGAAAAAATAGTGAGTGGAAAGTGTTGCAGTAGGGGGctgtgagtaaaaaaaataatgcgtTGTCTCTGTGTAATAGTGTTTTGTCTGTCGCAGGTCCTCATTGTCTCAGAAGAAGCAGACCTGCCGTATATGCGTCCGCCTCTCTCGAAGGAGCTCTGGTTTTCTGATGATCCTAATGTGAATGAGACGTTACGGTTTAAACAGTGGAATGGCAAAGAGAGGAGGTGAGCTGTCCCCTAAAGCTTTTAGGCAGTTATATTTCCCCTAGCATAAAACAACAAGACCCATTTCTGTTtgataacattatttatatatctcTCAAACTTCTGTTGCTTGTTCCTAATGGGCCCCTATGTTTGTATTTGCAGTATCTACTTCCAGTCACCATCCTTTTATGTCAGCCCTCGGGACCTTCCTTATGTAGAGAATGGAGGAGTGGCTGTTCTTAACAGAAAAAAGGTTAATGTTTGTAGCAGGTCATAGATTTGTTACAAATTAGAATTTGTAGAAAACTTGTCCAGTTTTTAGAATAACTTCCagtaaacctgttttaaaattcTATGAAACCAGGATGTAAAACTGTAAACCTTATGTTTTCATATACCAAAAGCAGCACATTGTCTTAGTATTtggattctctctctctgtctctgtatttATTGATGTgtgacaaaaacacacaattgttTAACTTATGTTTGCGGTTGGGAATTAAGTTGACCAGGTCTATATCCTGTgtttcttattgtactgtaggtGGTACACATGGATGTGAGGGAAAACAAAGTGAGACTTGATGACGGGTCTGAAATCTCTTATGAGAAGTGCTTGATAGCAACAGGTAAGCCCACTGCTATAATGTGATCCTTTGGTAAGCCTATGATTGATCATTTTTCTGTTGaagttttttaaatattgcagctGCAGGTACCAGTCGCTAACTCATGTAATTGTTGTACCTAAGGTGGAAGTCCACGAAATCTCCAGGCTATTGAAAGGGCTGGGGAGGAAGTGATAAAGAGGACAACACTGTTCAGAAAGGTAAGTTATGCCTCACACGTGCTAGGATGCAGAATGAGTTGAATGGGGAttgatggggaaaaaaatattttattccgAGCTTTACAAAATTATCTTGCTTCCAAATCTGTTTTACATTTGAGTTTGTCTCGTCGACTTTATTTTGTTGTAAGCATTGAATTTGTCTTCCGCTCCGTACTCTAGATTGAAGATTTCAAGTCCTTGGAGAAGATTTCTAAAGACATAAAGTCAATCACAGTTATTGGTGGCGGTTTCCTGGGAAGTGAATTGGCTTGTGCCCTGGGAAGGAGAGGTATTGCAAGCACTTAATTTTAACTCTGCCCAAACTCCATTCAAAACAGAAGCCGGTAAATTAAGTCCTTCTGTAAGGTTACTTTGCTAAATTAGTCAATTAAGGATATTGCTGGGAATATGAAAGtagaaaaacaaaatcctttCAAATGTGCAGTATGGTCATCTCTACTTATCTAACCGCAGCTTCTGCCAGCTCTATGACCTGTGAATAATTCTTTATGGCCTGCATGGCAATATCTTTAGaagtgattttttattattattattattattattattattattattactgttgtattATTACTGGCTTGATTTTTGGTTTGTCTGTGCAGCGCGTGAATCTGGTCTGGAGGTCAACCAGTTGTTTCCTGAGGGAGGCAATATGGGGAAGGTCCTGCCAGAGTACCTCAGCAACTGGACCACTGACAAAGTGAAGACAGGTAGGGAATGCACTTACCTTCCCTACATTGATTGAATGCTGGCCTGTTTCAGTGGTGTTGACGACTTTATCTATGGTTCTGTTCCAGAGGGAGTCAATGTGTTGACAGACTCTGTTGTGAAATCAGTGAGTTACCAAGATGACAAGCTGGAAATAAAACTCAAAGATGGTAGAGTGGTAAATaccagattttattttgtattttatgtattttgcttTAGGGCTGTCTTACATACACAAAGTAGTACATTTTAAGATGTTAATATACAGTGTTAGAGCAACATGTTGT
This window of the Polyodon spathula isolate WHYD16114869_AA chromosome 7, ASM1765450v1, whole genome shotgun sequence genome carries:
- the LOC121318793 gene encoding apoptosis-inducing factor 1, mitochondrial-like isoform X2, which encodes MLKCRTAWQKLAPLVRPSSTLCRKSAKLSVLKCGSSFRPMQRASMSSGPPGGSSDNLLYYLLVGGTVIGGGVYAYNTLHGDKVRYQERIAEIGSRQNKQLTPTEVQPTEKGEGGSEKDPQIAREEAVPEEVPCAPVTEELPPQSPGDNTETPAVEVPAMATEETTAKDPETAPPSEAPSVETEQPPVEAVESAPETVPRPEVPPHAPYLLIGGGTASFAAARSIRARDPGARVLIVSEEADLPYMRPPLSKELWFSDDPNVNETLRFKQWNGKERSIYFQSPSFYVSPRDLPYVENGGVAVLNRKKVVHMDVRENKVRLDDGSEISYEKCLIATGGSPRNLQAIERAGEEVIKRTTLFRKIEDFKSLEKISKDIKSITVIGGGFLGSELACALGRRARESGLEVNQLFPEGGNMGKVLPEYLSNWTTDKVKTEGVNVLTDSVVKSVSYQDDKLEIKLKDGRVVKTDHIVAAVGLEPNVELAKSAGLEVDSDFGGFRVNAELQARSNIWVAGDAACFYDIRLGRRRVEHHDHAVVSGRLAGENMSGANKPYWHQSMFWSDLGPDVGYEAIGIVDSSLPTVGVFAKATAKDTPKAAAEESGTGIRSESEMEAVASGASESTKAPSSPQVPQQGEDYGKGVVFYLRDNVIVGIVLWNVFNRMPIARKIIKDGEEHTDLNEVAKLFNIHED
- the LOC121318793 gene encoding apoptosis-inducing factor 1, mitochondrial-like isoform X1, with translation MLKCRTAWQKLAPLVRPSSTLCRKSAKLSVLKCGSSFRPMQRASMSSGPPGGSSDNLLYYLLVGGTVIGGGVYAYNTLHGDKVRYQERIAEIGSRQNKQLTPTEVQPTEKGEGGSEKESDPQIAREEAVPEEVPCAPVTEELPPQSPGDNTETPAVEVPAMATEETTAKDPETAPPSEAPSVETEQPPVEAVESAPETVPRPEVPPHAPYLLIGGGTASFAAARSIRARDPGARVLIVSEEADLPYMRPPLSKELWFSDDPNVNETLRFKQWNGKERSIYFQSPSFYVSPRDLPYVENGGVAVLNRKKVVHMDVRENKVRLDDGSEISYEKCLIATGGSPRNLQAIERAGEEVIKRTTLFRKIEDFKSLEKISKDIKSITVIGGGFLGSELACALGRRARESGLEVNQLFPEGGNMGKVLPEYLSNWTTDKVKTEGVNVLTDSVVKSVSYQDDKLEIKLKDGRVVKTDHIVAAVGLEPNVELAKSAGLEVDSDFGGFRVNAELQARSNIWVAGDAACFYDIRLGRRRVEHHDHAVVSGRLAGENMSGANKPYWHQSMFWSDLGPDVGYEAIGIVDSSLPTVGVFAKATAKDTPKAAAEESGTGIRSESEMEAVASGASESTKAPSSPQVPQQGEDYGKGVVFYLRDNVIVGIVLWNVFNRMPIARKIIKDGEEHTDLNEVAKLFNIHED
- the LOC121318793 gene encoding apoptosis-inducing factor 1, mitochondrial-like isoform X3; this encodes MLKCRTAWQKLAPLVRPSSTLCRKSAKLSVLKCGSSFRPMQRASMSSGPPGGSSDNLLYYLLVGGTVIGGGVYAYNTLHGDKVRYQERIAEIGSRQNKQLTPTEVQPTEKGEGGSEKESDPQIAREEAVPEEVPCAPVTEELPPQSPGDNTETPAVEVPAMATEETTAKDPAPETVPRPEVPPHAPYLLIGGGTASFAAARSIRARDPGARVLIVSEEADLPYMRPPLSKELWFSDDPNVNETLRFKQWNGKERSIYFQSPSFYVSPRDLPYVENGGVAVLNRKKVVHMDVRENKVRLDDGSEISYEKCLIATGGSPRNLQAIERAGEEVIKRTTLFRKIEDFKSLEKISKDIKSITVIGGGFLGSELACALGRRARESGLEVNQLFPEGGNMGKVLPEYLSNWTTDKVKTEGVNVLTDSVVKSVSYQDDKLEIKLKDGRVVKTDHIVAAVGLEPNVELAKSAGLEVDSDFGGFRVNAELQARSNIWVAGDAACFYDIRLGRRRVEHHDHAVVSGRLAGENMSGANKPYWHQSMFWSDLGPDVGYEAIGIVDSSLPTVGVFAKATAKDTPKAAAEESGTGIRSESEMEAVASGASESTKAPSSPQVPQQGEDYGKGVVFYLRDNVIVGIVLWNVFNRMPIARKIIKDGEEHTDLNEVAKLFNIHED
- the LOC121318793 gene encoding apoptosis-inducing factor 1, mitochondrial-like isoform X5; protein product: MLKCRTAWQKLAPLVRPSSTLCRKSAKLSVLKCGSSFRPMQRASMSSGPPGGSSDNLLYYLLVGGTVIGGGVYAYNTLHGDKVRYQERIAEIGSRQNKQLTPTEVQPTEKGEGGSEKETAPPSEAPSVETEQPPVEAVESAPETVPRPEVPPHAPYLLIGGGTASFAAARSIRARDPGARVLIVSEEADLPYMRPPLSKELWFSDDPNVNETLRFKQWNGKERSIYFQSPSFYVSPRDLPYVENGGVAVLNRKKVVHMDVRENKVRLDDGSEISYEKCLIATGGSPRNLQAIERAGEEVIKRTTLFRKIEDFKSLEKISKDIKSITVIGGGFLGSELACALGRRARESGLEVNQLFPEGGNMGKVLPEYLSNWTTDKVKTEGVNVLTDSVVKSVSYQDDKLEIKLKDGRVVKTDHIVAAVGLEPNVELAKSAGLEVDSDFGGFRVNAELQARSNIWVAGDAACFYDIRLGRRRVEHHDHAVVSGRLAGENMSGANKPYWHQSMFWSDLGPDVGYEAIGIVDSSLPTVGVFAKATAKDTPKAAAEESGTGIRSESEMEAVASGASESTKAPSSPQVPQQGEDYGKGVVFYLRDNVIVGIVLWNVFNRMPIARKIIKDGEEHTDLNEVAKLFNIHED
- the LOC121318793 gene encoding apoptosis-inducing factor 1, mitochondrial-like isoform X6, with the translated sequence MLKCRTAWQKLAPLVRPSSTLCRKSAKLSVLKCGSSFRPMQRASMSSGPPGGSSDNLLYYLLVGGTVIGGGVYAYNTLHGDKVRYQERIAEIGSRQNKQLTPTEVQPTEKGEGGSEKAPETVPRPEVPPHAPYLLIGGGTASFAAARSIRARDPGARVLIVSEEADLPYMRPPLSKELWFSDDPNVNETLRFKQWNGKERSIYFQSPSFYVSPRDLPYVENGGVAVLNRKKVVHMDVRENKVRLDDGSEISYEKCLIATGGSPRNLQAIERAGEEVIKRTTLFRKIEDFKSLEKISKDIKSITVIGGGFLGSELACALGRRARESGLEVNQLFPEGGNMGKVLPEYLSNWTTDKVKTEGVNVLTDSVVKSVSYQDDKLEIKLKDGRVVKTDHIVAAVGLEPNVELAKSAGLEVDSDFGGFRVNAELQARSNIWVAGDAACFYDIRLGRRRVEHHDHAVVSGRLAGENMSGANKPYWHQSMFWSDLGPDVGYEAIGIVDSSLPTVGVFAKATAKDTPKAAAEESGTGIRSESEMEAVASGASESTKAPSSPQVPQQGEDYGKGVVFYLRDNVIVGIVLWNVFNRMPIARKIIKDGEEHTDLNEVAKLFNIHED
- the LOC121318793 gene encoding apoptosis-inducing factor 1, mitochondrial-like isoform X4, producing the protein MQRASMSSGPPGGSSDNLLYYLLVGGTVIGGGVYAYNTLHGDKVRYQERIAEIGSRQNKQLTPTEVQPTEKGEGGSEKESDPQIAREEAVPEEVPCAPVTEELPPQSPGDNTETPAVEVPAMATEETTAKDPETAPPSEAPSVETEQPPVEAVESAPETVPRPEVPPHAPYLLIGGGTASFAAARSIRARDPGARVLIVSEEADLPYMRPPLSKELWFSDDPNVNETLRFKQWNGKERSIYFQSPSFYVSPRDLPYVENGGVAVLNRKKVVHMDVRENKVRLDDGSEISYEKCLIATGGSPRNLQAIERAGEEVIKRTTLFRKIEDFKSLEKISKDIKSITVIGGGFLGSELACALGRRARESGLEVNQLFPEGGNMGKVLPEYLSNWTTDKVKTEGVNVLTDSVVKSVSYQDDKLEIKLKDGRVVKTDHIVAAVGLEPNVELAKSAGLEVDSDFGGFRVNAELQARSNIWVAGDAACFYDIRLGRRRVEHHDHAVVSGRLAGENMSGANKPYWHQSMFWSDLGPDVGYEAIGIVDSSLPTVGVFAKATAKDTPKAAAEESGTGIRSESEMEAVASGASESTKAPSSPQVPQQGEDYGKGVVFYLRDNVIVGIVLWNVFNRMPIARKIIKDGEEHTDLNEVAKLFNIHED